The region CTATGACGATCAATCGGAAAATACCAGCGGCCAGAAAAAGTGGACCTGGAGCCGTTTTCAGATGTACCGGGCGCTGCCAAAAATGGGCGCGAAATTAACGCTCGGCGAAGACTATATGAACTCGGATCTGTTCGACAGCGTGCGTTTTGCAGGCGCGAGCGTGGTTTCCGACGACAATATGCTGCCGCCGAACCTGCGCGGTTACGCGCCTGAGGTCACCGGCGTGGCGAAAACCAACGCTAAAGTGACGATTTCTCAGCAGGGGCGCGTGATATATGAAACTCAGGTCGCGGCGGGGCCGTTCGCGATTCAGGATCTGAATAACTCGGTGTCCGGCGCGCTGGATGTGCGCGTGCAGGAGCAGGACGGCTCGGTGCAGGAATATAAAGTGAACACCGCGTCGATCCCGTATCTGACGCGCCCCGGCAGCGTGCGTTACAAAATGTATGCCGGGCGGCCGAGTACTTACGATCACCATAGCGAAGGCAGTGGTTTCGGCTCTGGTGAATTTTCCTGGGGTATCAGCAACGGCTGGTCACTCTATGGCGGTCTGGTGGCAAGCCGCAACTATCTTGCAACGGCGCTGGGTGTGGGCCGCGATTTGATGGCGCTGGGGGCGCTGGCATTCGATATTACCCGCTCCGGGGCGAAGCTCGACGGTGGCGAAGAGCGTCACGGTCAGTCTTATCGCGTGAGCTATTCGAAGCGCTTTGATGAAACCGGAAGCCAGGTGACCTTCGCAGGTTATCGCTTCTCAGAAAAAGACTTTATGAGCTTTAACGATTATCTGAATTACAAAGCGGATAACGGCGATTTCATGCAAAGCAAGGAGATGTACACCGTCTCCTTCAGCCAGCAGTTTGAGAGCATCGGGCTGAGCGCGTACCTGAACTATTCGCACCAGACCTACTGGAATAACCCGGCGGAAGATCGCTACAGCCTATCGCTGTCACGCTATTTCGATATCGGGAAAATGAAAAATATTAGCGCGTCGCTCACAGCGTACCGCAATAAGTTTAACGGCGAAAACGACGACGGCATGTATATGTCGCTCTCCTTACCGATGGGCGATACCGGCACGCTGGGGCTTAACTCGTCATACAGCGCGGACACCAGTAGCCATAACCTGAGCTATTACAACCGGTTAGATAATGGCGATAACTACCGTATCGCGGCGGGCGGCAGCGATGACGGCGGCAACCTGAGCGGCTATTACGATCATCCGGGCGAACTCGCCGAGGTGAGCGGCAACCTGGATTACCAGCATGGTCAGTACAGCTCAGCGGGCGTATCGCTGCGCGGCGGGATGACGGCAACGGCGAAAGGCGCCGCGCTGCACCGTTCTAACGTCATGGGCGGAACGCGCGTGCTGTTAGATACCGGCGATGCGGCGGATATCCCGGTACAGGGTTATGCCAACGCCACCACTACCAACCATTTCGGCAAAGCGGTGGTGACTGAGGTTAGTGATTACAGCAAAAACAGCCTGAGCATTGATATCAACAAGTTGCCAGAGGATGCGGAAGCGACTGCATCGGTGGTGCAGGCAACGCTTACCGAAGGCGCGATTGGCTACCGCAAATTTAATGTGATTTCCGGCCTCAAGGCGATGGCGATTATCCGTCTCGCGGATGGCACTTTCCCGCCATTCGGCGCCAGCGTGCGTAACGCGGAAAATCAGGAAGTCGGCATCGTCAATGACGAAGGCCAGGCCTGGTTAAGCGGTCTGAAGCCGGGCCACAAATTACAGGTGAACTGGAATGGCGCAACGCAATGTGCGGTCACGCTGCCAGAAAACCTGCAGGGAACGAGTGAGAACGGAAATCTGCTGTTGCCGTGCCGTTAAGGCGCGGCGGTAAACCGATTAAACCTCAACGGGTCATTCATTATGTTAAGTATGAGAAACACAATTTTTACCGCCGCACTGGCGCTGACCGGTGTTATGGCGACTCAGCAGGCGTTTGCCGCTATCGCGCTCGATCGCACCCGCGTGGTCTATAACGGCGAGGAGAAATCCATCAGCCTGAATATCAGTAATGAAAATAAAAACCTGCCTTACCTTGCCCAGGCGTGGATTGAAGATGCGCAGGGCAACAAAATCACCGGCCCGCTGACGGTGCTGCCGCCAGTACAGCGCATAGAAGCCGGAGCGAAAAGCCAGGTGAAAGTGCAGGCATCGTCTGCGGCGGGAACGCTGCCGCAGGACAAAGAAACGCTGTTCTACTTCAACCTGCGCGAGATCCCGCCGCGCAGCAATAAACCGAATACGCTGCAAATTGCGCTGCAGACACGCATCAAGCTCTTTTATCGCCCGGCGGCCATCGCACTCGACAAAACCCAGGCGGCGGAAGGCGACTGGGTAGAGAAAGTAACGCTAACGCGCCAGGGCGATAAATTTGTGGTGAATAACCCGACGCCGTATTTCCTGACGATTGTCGAAGGGGCCCCGTCAGCTAAAGGAAAACCGGTAGGTTTTGAACCTGTGATGGTAAGCCCGAAAGGCAGCGCAACGATTGCCGCCTCCGCAGCCGCGTTTGGCAACAGCCCGGTGCTCACTTACGTGAACGACTACGGCGGACGTCCGAAAATCCAGTTCAGCTGCGGCGGTGCAACCTGCACGGCAAAACTGCTGAAAGATAAAAACTAAGCGGCGGCAAAGGACTCGTTTATGAAAAGGATGGCTCACATTTTCGCGCTTAGCGCAGCGCTTGGCTTTATCGCGCCAGTGATGGCGGATGAGCCGGTCTCGGCGGATGGCGGCGCGCTCTATGTACATGGTGTTATGCGTGAAAATACCTGCCGGTTAGAGATGGATTCCGCCTGGCAGGATGTTGACCTTGGCGATATCTCCCGCGCGGATGTAAGCCTTGTCGGCAAGATGGCGAAACCGGTAACGGTGACGCTTTACCTGCGCGACTGCCCGGAAATCGCGACGCGCAGCGCTAACCTCACGGCATTAACGCACACCCATAGCGCGGAGCAGCCTGCGTATCAGGCGCGGTTTGTGGCGCCGACCGATGCGTTCAATCCGGATCTGATTAAGGTCACGGGCGCCTCCGGTATCGGGCTGCGGTTGAAAGACAGCCGCGGGCAAACGGTAAAAATGGCCCGGCAGAGCGATACGGTGCTGCTCAATCCAGGCCAGGACCAGGTGACTTTCACGCTGACGCCCGAGCGCACCGCCGCACCGTTCACGGCCGGGCCTTACCATGCGTTGATTAACTTCAGCATGATCTACCAGTAAGGAGCAGGTAATGAAGAAACGGATGCTGTTCCTGCTGCTGGTCTGTACCACGCAGGCGCTGGCGGCGGCGGATAACGTGCATTTCTCCGGCACGCTGGTGGCGGAGCCCTGCACCCTGCCGGACGCCGATACAGATATCAGTCTGGATTTCGGTACGGTGGTGACGAAATACCTCTACCAGTATCAGCGGACAAAAAGCCAGCCGTTCGCTATCCATCTGCAGGAATGCGATCCGGCCATCATGAGCACGGTCGGCGTGACTTTCCAGGGCACAGTCGATACCGAATTGACAGACCTGCTGGCGCTGGATGCATCAAGTACAGCGAAGGGCGTGGCGATAGGCATTGAACGGCAGGACGGTACGTTGCTGCCAGTGAATAAAGCCAGCCCGGAGATGCCGCTGGTGAGCGGCAACACCACGCTGAACTTTAACGCCTTCGTGCAGATACAGCCGACCGTACTGGCAAACAAGTCGCTGACCGAAGGCAGCTTCACGGCCATCAGCACGTTTATCCTGAGCTATCAGTAAGGGGATGAAGTTGAAAAGGACGACAGACGGCCTGACCGGAGCCAAAGGGCGGCGGTGGGCCACCCGTGCGGGCAGAGCACGCAAACTGCTGTTAGCTGCGTTATTGCTGTTGCCTTGCGGCATCATCCGGGAAGCCGCGGCAAAAGCTGGCGACCAGCTCTCCATGAACATTAATATCACAGGAACGGTACAGGCGAACGGGCGCTGCATGTTTAACCATGGCGGAGCGTTGCAGGTAGATTTCGGCCCGGTCCGGCTGAAAGAAACGGGCGAGGCTTCTGTCCAGTTGGATGGTAACTATGAGCAGCCGCTCGCCGCCAGCTTTACCTGTTCAGGCGATAGTGCGGGTTTATTACAGATGAAATTCACCTCGTCTTCCGGCAGCTATGAAACTTATAACGGCACCAAAGTGCTGGGCACAGACAAGGGCATTGTAGGAATTGAGTTAATGGTGAACGGCACGGCGCAGACCATGGACACATGGTTCAATATTGATCAACAAAATCCGCCCAGCCTGCAGGCGAAGCTGGTGCAGGTGAGTACCGAAAACACTCAAAATGTCGTTAACGGCGATATTTTCACCGCCTCCGGCTCGCTGGTAATGGCGTTTAACTGAGAGGGTGAAGGATGAGAAATGAATGCATCGCCATGCTGCTTGCCGGTTCCAGTATATTGACATCCGCGCTGTTACAAACGGCGCGGGCAGAACAGACCGGTGACACCATGAGCGTGAATTTTCGCGGTGAATTTGTAATGGCTACTGCCTGCACTATTAATAATGACCAGGTCATTGATGTGATATTCGGTCAAGTGGGCGTGAACAAGGTGAACGGCACTAACTACCGACAAATAATCCCTTTTACGGTGGACTGCCAGGGGAGCACCGATGATTCCTCGCTGAGCCTGACGATGAGCGGCACGGCGACGGGCTACGACGACGCGGCGGTCACCACCAGCGCGGACGGGCTCGGTATTCGGATAGAAGCCAACGGCCAGCCGCTGGCGCTGAACACGCCGCTGGAGACCACGCTGGGTGCGCTGCCGTCGCTGAAGCTCACGGCGGTCCCGGTGCAGGATCCGGTTAAAACCCTGGCTGAAGGAACCTTCAGCGCCACGGCGACCCTGACGGCGAGTTATCAATAATACCAAACACCTTTATAAGAATGACGTCTGCGAAATATAGACAGGATTATTTCGCTCACGACAGGAATATAATACGTAGATCAAAAATCCAACTCTTCCGTAAAATACAGGGAGGATGGTGCTGATAGTGAGAGAATATATGTGTAAGTATTTGTCTTTATTAATAATAGCGCTGTCTTTTTTAATGTCTGTGCCGCTTGTTCAGGCAGGAACAATCAGTGGGATCCCAGGGGTGCGTAGCCAGGGGGTAGGATCTACGCAGTGTCCGGATGGAGTTAATCCCATTTCAGTGGGAACTAATCCCTCTTGGGTGGCTGGTGCGTGCACCATACCAATTCCTTCAGGAAATTATGTTCCTGTCTCTGGGAATTATTCTGTGATGGTACAATTATACCCGTACCAATGGGATACTACCGGGGATTTTACCACAACGAATTCTTTATGGATTGATGCCTCTAAACCTTTGGGCGAACAGAACTTAAATTTCTCTGGCGGCTCGAGGCCTTTCGTTTCATCCGAATTTAATAATATAACCGTGGCACGGTACTGTGTATACATTCAAAATAGTATGGGTAACCAATATTCAATAAATGGAGGTGGAACTTATGGCACAAAAATTTGTGGAACTCCACTGCCTACAACACCACCCCAGCCAGTAATATCCTGTAAGATTAACAATGGTAACAATCTGGATGTCAATTTAGGTACGCTTGACAGATCAAGCATCTCCACCGTACCTGGCTCGGGGCAGCCGCAGGCGGTGCAGTTTCCGGTAACCTGTACTGGAGGAGCGGCCACCATGAAAATGCAGCTTAACTATACTCCATTAACTGTGAGTGGTAGTCAGGTAGTCAACTCATCGATTAATGGATTGGGCGTGGCGGTAAGCTATGATGACAAAGTACTGGCACCATCAGACGTGACGACTATGAATTTGATTGAAGGAACCAGTAACGTAACACTAAATTTTGAGGCAGTGCGTAACCCGTCCATAGATATTGGGGATATTGAAACTGGACCATTTACCGCCAGTGCGGTACTTGTAATGACTCAGCAATAATTTACACGTGGCGCTTAATGAGTGCAATTGTTACATTTTTTGCTTTATGAATTATTATATTGAAAGAAAAGGTTGATTTTATTAAAGCCAGCCTGTTATGAGCTGGCTTTTGTTTTATACCGGATTATTAAGGTTTATTGGTTATTATTTTTTAATATGGTCGGGAAGGTTAAAACTTATAATAAGCCGCTACCTTCTGGCTGATGTTATCCTGTTTGTCATTTTTTGTACTGTGAAAGCCAGATGAAAACCCTTCTTTTATTATTAC is a window of Cronobacter muytjensii ATCC 51329 DNA encoding:
- a CDS encoding outer membrane usher protein is translated as MARQHNKHATLSTLMVPSALALCICACLRTPAMAADDIQFNTDVLDVKDKQNIDLSQFSKRGYIMPGDYTFTIKVNQNQLEEQPVSVLADENDKSQTRICFTPDQVKKFGFKEKYFTQLKTWHNGQCVDVTALNGVEATPDLGSGTLTLNVPQAYLEYTSDDWVPPSMWDDGIPGLIADYNVNAQTRHNEGSQGGDDKSVSGNGTVGANVGPWRLRADWQANYDDQSENTSGQKKWTWSRFQMYRALPKMGAKLTLGEDYMNSDLFDSVRFAGASVVSDDNMLPPNLRGYAPEVTGVAKTNAKVTISQQGRVIYETQVAAGPFAIQDLNNSVSGALDVRVQEQDGSVQEYKVNTASIPYLTRPGSVRYKMYAGRPSTYDHHSEGSGFGSGEFSWGISNGWSLYGGLVASRNYLATALGVGRDLMALGALAFDITRSGAKLDGGEERHGQSYRVSYSKRFDETGSQVTFAGYRFSEKDFMSFNDYLNYKADNGDFMQSKEMYTVSFSQQFESIGLSAYLNYSHQTYWNNPAEDRYSLSLSRYFDIGKMKNISASLTAYRNKFNGENDDGMYMSLSLPMGDTGTLGLNSSYSADTSSHNLSYYNRLDNGDNYRIAAGGSDDGGNLSGYYDHPGELAEVSGNLDYQHGQYSSAGVSLRGGMTATAKGAALHRSNVMGGTRVLLDTGDAADIPVQGYANATTTNHFGKAVVTEVSDYSKNSLSIDINKLPEDAEATASVVQATLTEGAIGYRKFNVISGLKAMAIIRLADGTFPPFGASVRNAENQEVGIVNDEGQAWLSGLKPGHKLQVNWNGATQCAVTLPENLQGTSENGNLLLPCR
- a CDS encoding fimbrial protein, with amino-acid sequence MKRMAHIFALSAALGFIAPVMADEPVSADGGALYVHGVMRENTCRLEMDSAWQDVDLGDISRADVSLVGKMAKPVTVTLYLRDCPEIATRSANLTALTHTHSAEQPAYQARFVAPTDAFNPDLIKVTGASGIGLRLKDSRGQTVKMARQSDTVLLNPGQDQVTFTLTPERTAAPFTAGPYHALINFSMIYQ
- a CDS encoding fimbrial protein, giving the protein MRNECIAMLLAGSSILTSALLQTARAEQTGDTMSVNFRGEFVMATACTINNDQVIDVIFGQVGVNKVNGTNYRQIIPFTVDCQGSTDDSSLSLTMSGTATGYDDAAVTTSADGLGIRIEANGQPLALNTPLETTLGALPSLKLTAVPVQDPVKTLAEGTFSATATLTASYQ
- a CDS encoding fimbrial protein: MKLKRTTDGLTGAKGRRWATRAGRARKLLLAALLLLPCGIIREAAAKAGDQLSMNINITGTVQANGRCMFNHGGALQVDFGPVRLKETGEASVQLDGNYEQPLAASFTCSGDSAGLLQMKFTSSSGSYETYNGTKVLGTDKGIVGIELMVNGTAQTMDTWFNIDQQNPPSLQAKLVQVSTENTQNVVNGDIFTASGSLVMAFN
- a CDS encoding fimbrial protein; this encodes MVQLYPYQWDTTGDFTTTNSLWIDASKPLGEQNLNFSGGSRPFVSSEFNNITVARYCVYIQNSMGNQYSINGGGTYGTKICGTPLPTTPPQPVISCKINNGNNLDVNLGTLDRSSISTVPGSGQPQAVQFPVTCTGGAATMKMQLNYTPLTVSGSQVVNSSINGLGVAVSYDDKVLAPSDVTTMNLIEGTSNVTLNFEAVRNPSIDIGDIETGPFTASAVLVMTQQ
- a CDS encoding fimbria/pilus periplasmic chaperone, translating into MLSMRNTIFTAALALTGVMATQQAFAAIALDRTRVVYNGEEKSISLNISNENKNLPYLAQAWIEDAQGNKITGPLTVLPPVQRIEAGAKSQVKVQASSAAGTLPQDKETLFYFNLREIPPRSNKPNTLQIALQTRIKLFYRPAAIALDKTQAAEGDWVEKVTLTRQGDKFVVNNPTPYFLTIVEGAPSAKGKPVGFEPVMVSPKGSATIAASAAAFGNSPVLTYVNDYGGRPKIQFSCGGATCTAKLLKDKN
- a CDS encoding fimbrial protein encodes the protein MKKRMLFLLLVCTTQALAAADNVHFSGTLVAEPCTLPDADTDISLDFGTVVTKYLYQYQRTKSQPFAIHLQECDPAIMSTVGVTFQGTVDTELTDLLALDASSTAKGVAIGIERQDGTLLPVNKASPEMPLVSGNTTLNFNAFVQIQPTVLANKSLTEGSFTAISTFILSYQ